A genomic segment from Actinomadura hallensis encodes:
- a CDS encoding GNAT family N-acetyltransferase has translation MYGPLAETIRTQRLVLEPLAVDHADEMAAVLDDRRLHRYIGGEPLTVDELRAHYARLVAGPSPFHQEGWLNWIVRRVRDRQAIGYVQATVAPAPPGFAVAPASSGSTVTPAPARRRASVAWVIGTPYQGFGFATEAARALLDWLRAHGVHDIVATVHPDNRPSAAVAAKLGLHRTGETTADEEDVWRQGWGLEDGG, from the coding sequence GTGTACGGGCCGCTCGCCGAGACCATCCGGACCCAGCGCCTCGTCCTGGAACCGCTGGCGGTCGACCACGCCGACGAGATGGCCGCCGTCCTGGACGACCGGCGCCTGCACCGCTACATCGGCGGCGAGCCGCTCACGGTGGACGAGCTGCGCGCCCACTACGCGCGCCTGGTCGCCGGGCCGTCCCCGTTCCACCAGGAGGGCTGGCTGAACTGGATCGTCCGCCGGGTCCGCGACCGGCAGGCCATCGGCTACGTGCAGGCGACCGTCGCCCCGGCGCCGCCGGGTTTCGCCGTGGCGCCCGCGTCCAGCGGCTCGACCGTGACGCCCGCTCCCGCCCGCCGCCGCGCCTCCGTCGCCTGGGTCATCGGGACGCCCTACCAGGGCTTCGGTTTCGCCACCGAGGCCGCCCGCGCCCTGCTGGACTGGCTCCGCGCCCACGGCGTCCACGACATCGTCGCCACCGTCCACCCGGACAACCGCCCCTCCGCGGCCGTCGCCGCCAAACTCGGCCTGCACCGCACCGGCGAGACCACCGCCGACGAGGAGGACGTCTGGCGCCAGGGGTGGGGGCTGGAGGACGGTGGGTAG